A genome region from Prionailurus viverrinus isolate Anna chromosome A3, UM_Priviv_1.0, whole genome shotgun sequence includes the following:
- the MFSD2B gene encoding sphingosine-1-phosphate transporter MFSD2B isoform X5 gives MASSPGAPRAPAVQAPPPPPEARTSERGSGAGLYTLHHDGLLPPVVPAPLHQLAGPLVHHLLLPVPGPGHVLPGSLRGAHHAPDPLPEGAGLGHRVPDDHGDGGDVDGGRRPRPHRVGRPRAAQVRGRRAPRTGRRLSRRGATGAAEGPFWTLRSPSPAVTRLYSIASAVVAVTYPVCSSLLCLGVKERPGSSVPASGPGPSFLAGLVLTVRHPPYLKLVISFLFISAAIQVEQSYLVLFCTHASRLHDHVQGVVLTILVSAVLSTPLWEWVLQRFGKKTSAFGICVMVPFAILLAAVPTAPVAYVVAFVSGMSISVSLLLPWSMLPDVVDDFQLQHQHGPGLETIFYSSYVFFSKLSGAGALGISTLSLEFAGYEAGACKQVEQVVVTLKVLIGAVPTCMILTGLCILMVSPTPKVPSQNSSRRLSLQRRTSYTLA, from the exons ATGGCCTCGTCTCCCGGAGCGCCCCGGGCCCCGGCCGTccaggcgccgccgccgccgccggaaGCGCGCACCTCGGAGCGCGGCTCG GGTGCTGGGCTGTACACCCTTCATCACGACGGCCTACTTCCTCCTGTGGTTCCTGCCCCCCTTCACCAGCTTGCGGGGCCTCTGGTACACCACCTTCTACTCCCTGTTCCAGGCCCTGGCCACG TTCTTCCAGGTTCCCTACGCGGCGCTCACCATGCTCCTGACCCCCTGCCCGAAGGAGCGGGACTCGGCCACCGCGTACC GGATGACCATGGAGATGGCGGGGACGTTGATGGGGGCCGCCGTCCACGGCCTCATCGTGTCGGGCGCCCACGGGCCGCACAGGTGCGAGGACGCCGCGCTCCCCGGACCGGTCGCCGTCTCTCCCGACGCG GAGCCACAGGCGCAGCAGAAGGACCATTCTGGACCCTGAGATCTCCATCTCCTGCTGTG ACTCGTCTCTACTCCATTGCCTCTGCTGTGGTTGCTGTGACCTACCCTGTGTGCAGTAGTTTGCTCTGCCTAGGGGTGAAGGAGCGACCAG GCTCCTCCGTCCCAGCCTCAGGCCCAGGCCCGAGCTTCCTGGCTGGGCTGGTGCTCACTGTCCGGCACCCACCTTACCTGAAGCTGGTCATCTCCTTCCTGTTCATCTCAGCAGCCATTCAG GTGGAGCAGAGCTACCTGGTCCTGTTCTGTACACATGCCTCCCGGCTACATGACCATGTCCAGGGCGTGGTGCTAACCATCCTG GTCTCAGCTGTGCTGAGCACGCCGCTGTGGGAATGGGTTCTACAGCGATTTGGGAAGAAGACATCGGCCTTTGGGATCTGT GTGATGGTGCCTTTTGCAATCCTGTTGGCTGCTGTGCCCACAGCACCTGTGGCATATGTGGTGGCCTTTGTATCTGGCATGAGCATTTCTGTGTCCTTGCTGCTACCTTG GTCCATGCTTCCAGATGTGGTGGATGACTTCCAGCTGCAGCACCAGCACGGCCCAGGCCTGGAGACCATCTTCTACTCATCCTATGTCTTCTTCTCCAAGCTTTCTGGCGCAGGCGCCCTGGGCATCTCCACTCTCAGTCTGGA GTTTGCGGGGTATGAGGCAGGAGCCTGCAAGCAGGTGGAGCAGGTGGTGGTGACCCTCAAGGTCCTCATCGGCGCCGTGCCCACCTGCATGATCCTCACCGGTCTGTGCATCCTCATGGTCAGCCCCACTCCAAAGGTGCCCAGCCAGAACTCCTCCCGCCGGCTGAGCCTTCAGAG GCGGACCAGTTACACCCTTGCTTGA
- the MFSD2B gene encoding sphingosine-1-phosphate transporter MFSD2B isoform X4 — protein MASSPGAPRAPAVQAPPPPPEARTSERGSIPAAQVSLVLFGGKVSGAAADPVAGFFINRSRRTGSGRLMPWVLGCTPFITTAYFLLWFLPPFTSLRGLWYTTFYSLFQALATFFQVPYAALTMLLTPCPKERDSATAYRMTMEMAGTLMGAAVHGLIVSGAHGPHRCEDAALPGPVAVSPDATRLYSIASAVVAVTYPVCSSLLCLGVKERPGSSVPASGPGPSFLAGLVLTVRHPPYLKLVISFLFISAAIQVEQSYLVLFCTHASRLHDHVQGVVLTILVSAVLSTPLWEWVLQRFGKKTSAFGICVMVPFAILLAAVPTAPVAYVVAFVSGMSISVSLLLPWSMLPDVVDDFQLQHQHGPGLETIFYSSYVFFSKLSGAGALGISTLSLEFAGYEAGACKQVEQVVVTLKVLIGAVPTCMILTGLCILMVSPTPKVPSQNSSRRLSLQRRTSYTLA, from the exons ATGGCCTCGTCTCCCGGAGCGCCCCGGGCCCCGGCCGTccaggcgccgccgccgccgccggaaGCGCGCACCTCGGAGCGCGGCTCG ATCCCTGCTGCCCAGGTGTCACTTGTTCTGTTTGGAGGAAAGGTGTCTGGGGCAGCTGCTGACCCTGTGGCTGGGTTCTTCATCAACAGAAGTAGGAGGACAGGGTCTGGACGACTCATGCCCTG GGTGCTGGGCTGTACACCCTTCATCACGACGGCCTACTTCCTCCTGTGGTTCCTGCCCCCCTTCACCAGCTTGCGGGGCCTCTGGTACACCACCTTCTACTCCCTGTTCCAGGCCCTGGCCACG TTCTTCCAGGTTCCCTACGCGGCGCTCACCATGCTCCTGACCCCCTGCCCGAAGGAGCGGGACTCGGCCACCGCGTACC GGATGACCATGGAGATGGCGGGGACGTTGATGGGGGCCGCCGTCCACGGCCTCATCGTGTCGGGCGCCCACGGGCCGCACAGGTGCGAGGACGCCGCGCTCCCCGGACCGGTCGCCGTCTCTCCCGACGCG ACTCGTCTCTACTCCATTGCCTCTGCTGTGGTTGCTGTGACCTACCCTGTGTGCAGTAGTTTGCTCTGCCTAGGGGTGAAGGAGCGACCAG GCTCCTCCGTCCCAGCCTCAGGCCCAGGCCCGAGCTTCCTGGCTGGGCTGGTGCTCACTGTCCGGCACCCACCTTACCTGAAGCTGGTCATCTCCTTCCTGTTCATCTCAGCAGCCATTCAG GTGGAGCAGAGCTACCTGGTCCTGTTCTGTACACATGCCTCCCGGCTACATGACCATGTCCAGGGCGTGGTGCTAACCATCCTG GTCTCAGCTGTGCTGAGCACGCCGCTGTGGGAATGGGTTCTACAGCGATTTGGGAAGAAGACATCGGCCTTTGGGATCTGT GTGATGGTGCCTTTTGCAATCCTGTTGGCTGCTGTGCCCACAGCACCTGTGGCATATGTGGTGGCCTTTGTATCTGGCATGAGCATTTCTGTGTCCTTGCTGCTACCTTG GTCCATGCTTCCAGATGTGGTGGATGACTTCCAGCTGCAGCACCAGCACGGCCCAGGCCTGGAGACCATCTTCTACTCATCCTATGTCTTCTTCTCCAAGCTTTCTGGCGCAGGCGCCCTGGGCATCTCCACTCTCAGTCTGGA GTTTGCGGGGTATGAGGCAGGAGCCTGCAAGCAGGTGGAGCAGGTGGTGGTGACCCTCAAGGTCCTCATCGGCGCCGTGCCCACCTGCATGATCCTCACCGGTCTGTGCATCCTCATGGTCAGCCCCACTCCAAAGGTGCCCAGCCAGAACTCCTCCCGCCGGCTGAGCCTTCAGAG GCGGACCAGTTACACCCTTGCTTGA
- the MFSD2B gene encoding sphingosine-1-phosphate transporter MFSD2B isoform X3: protein MASSPGAPRAPAVQAPPPPPEARTSERGSDSRAGHLSFCTKVCYGIGGIPNQVASSATAFYLQLFLLDVAQIPAAQVSLVLFGGKVSGAAADPVAGFFINRSRRTGSGRLMPWVLGCTPFITTAYFLLWFLPPFTSLRGLWYTTFYSLFQALATFFQVPYAALTMLLTPCPKERDSATAYRMTMEMAGTLMGAAVHGLIVSGAHGPHRCEDAALPGPVAVSPDATRLYSIASAVVAVTYPVCSSLLCLGVKERPGSSVPASGPGPSFLAGLVLTVRHPPYLKLVISFLFISAAIQVEQSYLVLFCTHASRLHDHVQGVVLTILVSAVLSTPLWEWVLQRFGKKTSAFGICVMVPFAILLAAVPTAPVAYVVAFVSGMSISVSLLLPWSMLPDVVDDFQLQHQHGPGLETIFYSSYVFFSKLSGAGALGISTLSLEFAGYEAGACKQVEQVVVTLKVLIGAVPTCMILTGLCILMVSPTPKVPSQNSSRRLSLQRRTSYTLA, encoded by the exons ATGGCCTCGTCTCCCGGAGCGCCCCGGGCCCCGGCCGTccaggcgccgccgccgccgccggaaGCGCGCACCTCGGAGCGCGGCTCG GACAGCAGAGCTGGTCACCTCTCATTCTGTACCAAGGTGTGCTATGGCATTGGGGGGATCCCCAACCAGGTGGCCTCCAGCGCCACTGCCTTTTACCTGCAACTCTTCCTGCTTGATGTGGCACAG ATCCCTGCTGCCCAGGTGTCACTTGTTCTGTTTGGAGGAAAGGTGTCTGGGGCAGCTGCTGACCCTGTGGCTGGGTTCTTCATCAACAGAAGTAGGAGGACAGGGTCTGGACGACTCATGCCCTG GGTGCTGGGCTGTACACCCTTCATCACGACGGCCTACTTCCTCCTGTGGTTCCTGCCCCCCTTCACCAGCTTGCGGGGCCTCTGGTACACCACCTTCTACTCCCTGTTCCAGGCCCTGGCCACG TTCTTCCAGGTTCCCTACGCGGCGCTCACCATGCTCCTGACCCCCTGCCCGAAGGAGCGGGACTCGGCCACCGCGTACC GGATGACCATGGAGATGGCGGGGACGTTGATGGGGGCCGCCGTCCACGGCCTCATCGTGTCGGGCGCCCACGGGCCGCACAGGTGCGAGGACGCCGCGCTCCCCGGACCGGTCGCCGTCTCTCCCGACGCG ACTCGTCTCTACTCCATTGCCTCTGCTGTGGTTGCTGTGACCTACCCTGTGTGCAGTAGTTTGCTCTGCCTAGGGGTGAAGGAGCGACCAG GCTCCTCCGTCCCAGCCTCAGGCCCAGGCCCGAGCTTCCTGGCTGGGCTGGTGCTCACTGTCCGGCACCCACCTTACCTGAAGCTGGTCATCTCCTTCCTGTTCATCTCAGCAGCCATTCAG GTGGAGCAGAGCTACCTGGTCCTGTTCTGTACACATGCCTCCCGGCTACATGACCATGTCCAGGGCGTGGTGCTAACCATCCTG GTCTCAGCTGTGCTGAGCACGCCGCTGTGGGAATGGGTTCTACAGCGATTTGGGAAGAAGACATCGGCCTTTGGGATCTGT GTGATGGTGCCTTTTGCAATCCTGTTGGCTGCTGTGCCCACAGCACCTGTGGCATATGTGGTGGCCTTTGTATCTGGCATGAGCATTTCTGTGTCCTTGCTGCTACCTTG GTCCATGCTTCCAGATGTGGTGGATGACTTCCAGCTGCAGCACCAGCACGGCCCAGGCCTGGAGACCATCTTCTACTCATCCTATGTCTTCTTCTCCAAGCTTTCTGGCGCAGGCGCCCTGGGCATCTCCACTCTCAGTCTGGA GTTTGCGGGGTATGAGGCAGGAGCCTGCAAGCAGGTGGAGCAGGTGGTGGTGACCCTCAAGGTCCTCATCGGCGCCGTGCCCACCTGCATGATCCTCACCGGTCTGTGCATCCTCATGGTCAGCCCCACTCCAAAGGTGCCCAGCCAGAACTCCTCCCGCCGGCTGAGCCTTCAGAG GCGGACCAGTTACACCCTTGCTTGA
- the MFSD2B gene encoding sphingosine-1-phosphate transporter MFSD2B isoform X2: MALGGSPTRWPPAPLPFTCNSSCLMWHRSLLPRCHLFCLEERCLGQLLTLWLGSSSTEVGGQGLDDSCPGCWAVHPSSRRPTSSCGSCPPSPACGASGTPPSTPCSRPWPRPLPLGYRGSAWACQRAAGTGLGLGAVVPGPQRLRLGRGGQPEPGLGAQFFQVPYAALTMLLTPCPKERDSATAYRMTMEMAGTLMGAAVHGLIVSGAHGPHRCEDAALPGPVAVSPDATRLYSIASAVVAVTYPVCSSLLCLGVKERPGSSVPASGPGPSFLAGLVLTVRHPPYLKLVISFLFISAAIQVEQSYLVLFCTHASRLHDHVQGVVLTILVSAVLSTPLWEWVLQRFGKKTSAFGICVMVPFAILLAAVPTAPVAYVVAFVSGMSISVSLLLPWSMLPDVVDDFQLQHQHGPGLETIFYSSYVFFSKLSGAGALGISTLSLEFAGYEAGACKQVEQVVVTLKVLIGAVPTCMILTGLCILMVSPTPKVPSQNSSRRLSLQRRTSYTLA, translated from the exons ATGGCATTGGGGGGATCCCCAACCAGGTGGCCTCCAGCGCCACTGCCTTTTACCTGCAACTCTTCCTGCTTGATGTGGCACAG ATCCCTGCTGCCCAGGTGTCACTTGTTCTGTTTGGAGGAAAGGTGTCTGGGGCAGCTGCTGACCCTGTGGCTGGGTTCTTCATCAACAGAAGTAGGAGGACAGGGTCTGGACGACTCATGCCCTG GGTGCTGGGCTGTACACCCTTCATCACGACGGCCTACTTCCTCCTGTGGTTCCTGCCCCCCTTCACCAGCTTGCGGGGCCTCTGGTACACCACCTTCTACTCCCTGTTCCAGGCCCTGGCCACG GCCCCTTCCTCTGGGCTACAGGGGATCAGCCTGGGCGTGCCAGCGTGCTGCAGGGACCGGCTTGGGCCTGGGGGCTGTGGTCCCGGGCCCCCAGAGGCTGCGTCTGGGCCGCGGGGGGCAGCCTGAGCCCGGCCTGGGCGCCCAGTTCTTCCAGGTTCCCTACGCGGCGCTCACCATGCTCCTGACCCCCTGCCCGAAGGAGCGGGACTCGGCCACCGCGTACC GGATGACCATGGAGATGGCGGGGACGTTGATGGGGGCCGCCGTCCACGGCCTCATCGTGTCGGGCGCCCACGGGCCGCACAGGTGCGAGGACGCCGCGCTCCCCGGACCGGTCGCCGTCTCTCCCGACGCG ACTCGTCTCTACTCCATTGCCTCTGCTGTGGTTGCTGTGACCTACCCTGTGTGCAGTAGTTTGCTCTGCCTAGGGGTGAAGGAGCGACCAG GCTCCTCCGTCCCAGCCTCAGGCCCAGGCCCGAGCTTCCTGGCTGGGCTGGTGCTCACTGTCCGGCACCCACCTTACCTGAAGCTGGTCATCTCCTTCCTGTTCATCTCAGCAGCCATTCAG GTGGAGCAGAGCTACCTGGTCCTGTTCTGTACACATGCCTCCCGGCTACATGACCATGTCCAGGGCGTGGTGCTAACCATCCTG GTCTCAGCTGTGCTGAGCACGCCGCTGTGGGAATGGGTTCTACAGCGATTTGGGAAGAAGACATCGGCCTTTGGGATCTGT GTGATGGTGCCTTTTGCAATCCTGTTGGCTGCTGTGCCCACAGCACCTGTGGCATATGTGGTGGCCTTTGTATCTGGCATGAGCATTTCTGTGTCCTTGCTGCTACCTTG GTCCATGCTTCCAGATGTGGTGGATGACTTCCAGCTGCAGCACCAGCACGGCCCAGGCCTGGAGACCATCTTCTACTCATCCTATGTCTTCTTCTCCAAGCTTTCTGGCGCAGGCGCCCTGGGCATCTCCACTCTCAGTCTGGA GTTTGCGGGGTATGAGGCAGGAGCCTGCAAGCAGGTGGAGCAGGTGGTGGTGACCCTCAAGGTCCTCATCGGCGCCGTGCCCACCTGCATGATCCTCACCGGTCTGTGCATCCTCATGGTCAGCCCCACTCCAAAGGTGCCCAGCCAGAACTCCTCCCGCCGGCTGAGCCTTCAGAG GCGGACCAGTTACACCCTTGCTTGA
- the MFSD2B gene encoding sphingosine-1-phosphate transporter MFSD2B isoform X1, with protein MLMEVRRVWGTLCVCVCVCVCVCVRARAYGGLSSRVSPQDSRAGHLSFCTKVCYGIGGIPNQVASSATAFYLQLFLLDVAQIPAAQVSLVLFGGKVSGAAADPVAGFFINRSRRTGSGRLMPWVLGCTPFITTAYFLLWFLPPFTSLRGLWYTTFYSLFQALATFFQVPYAALTMLLTPCPKERDSATAYRMTMEMAGTLMGAAVHGLIVSGAHGPHRCEDAALPGPVAVSPDATRLYSIASAVVAVTYPVCSSLLCLGVKERPGSSVPASGPGPSFLAGLVLTVRHPPYLKLVISFLFISAAIQVEQSYLVLFCTHASRLHDHVQGVVLTILVSAVLSTPLWEWVLQRFGKKTSAFGICVMVPFAILLAAVPTAPVAYVVAFVSGMSISVSLLLPWSMLPDVVDDFQLQHQHGPGLETIFYSSYVFFSKLSGAGALGISTLSLEFAGYEAGACKQVEQVVVTLKVLIGAVPTCMILTGLCILMVSPTPKVPSQNSSRRLSLQRRTSYTLA; from the exons ATGCTTATGGAGGTCAGGAGGGTGTGgggaactctgtgtgtgtgtgtgtgtgtgtgtgtgtgtgtgtgtgtgcgcgcgcgcgcatatgGGGGGCTTAGCTCCCGCGTCTCTCCCCAGGACAGCAGAGCTGGTCACCTCTCATTCTGTACCAAGGTGTGCTATGGCATTGGGGGGATCCCCAACCAGGTGGCCTCCAGCGCCACTGCCTTTTACCTGCAACTCTTCCTGCTTGATGTGGCACAG ATCCCTGCTGCCCAGGTGTCACTTGTTCTGTTTGGAGGAAAGGTGTCTGGGGCAGCTGCTGACCCTGTGGCTGGGTTCTTCATCAACAGAAGTAGGAGGACAGGGTCTGGACGACTCATGCCCTG GGTGCTGGGCTGTACACCCTTCATCACGACGGCCTACTTCCTCCTGTGGTTCCTGCCCCCCTTCACCAGCTTGCGGGGCCTCTGGTACACCACCTTCTACTCCCTGTTCCAGGCCCTGGCCACG TTCTTCCAGGTTCCCTACGCGGCGCTCACCATGCTCCTGACCCCCTGCCCGAAGGAGCGGGACTCGGCCACCGCGTACC GGATGACCATGGAGATGGCGGGGACGTTGATGGGGGCCGCCGTCCACGGCCTCATCGTGTCGGGCGCCCACGGGCCGCACAGGTGCGAGGACGCCGCGCTCCCCGGACCGGTCGCCGTCTCTCCCGACGCG ACTCGTCTCTACTCCATTGCCTCTGCTGTGGTTGCTGTGACCTACCCTGTGTGCAGTAGTTTGCTCTGCCTAGGGGTGAAGGAGCGACCAG GCTCCTCCGTCCCAGCCTCAGGCCCAGGCCCGAGCTTCCTGGCTGGGCTGGTGCTCACTGTCCGGCACCCACCTTACCTGAAGCTGGTCATCTCCTTCCTGTTCATCTCAGCAGCCATTCAG GTGGAGCAGAGCTACCTGGTCCTGTTCTGTACACATGCCTCCCGGCTACATGACCATGTCCAGGGCGTGGTGCTAACCATCCTG GTCTCAGCTGTGCTGAGCACGCCGCTGTGGGAATGGGTTCTACAGCGATTTGGGAAGAAGACATCGGCCTTTGGGATCTGT GTGATGGTGCCTTTTGCAATCCTGTTGGCTGCTGTGCCCACAGCACCTGTGGCATATGTGGTGGCCTTTGTATCTGGCATGAGCATTTCTGTGTCCTTGCTGCTACCTTG GTCCATGCTTCCAGATGTGGTGGATGACTTCCAGCTGCAGCACCAGCACGGCCCAGGCCTGGAGACCATCTTCTACTCATCCTATGTCTTCTTCTCCAAGCTTTCTGGCGCAGGCGCCCTGGGCATCTCCACTCTCAGTCTGGA GTTTGCGGGGTATGAGGCAGGAGCCTGCAAGCAGGTGGAGCAGGTGGTGGTGACCCTCAAGGTCCTCATCGGCGCCGTGCCCACCTGCATGATCCTCACCGGTCTGTGCATCCTCATGGTCAGCCCCACTCCAAAGGTGCCCAGCCAGAACTCCTCCCGCCGGCTGAGCCTTCAGAG GCGGACCAGTTACACCCTTGCTTGA